The following proteins are co-located in the Apium graveolens cultivar Ventura chromosome 5, ASM990537v1, whole genome shotgun sequence genome:
- the LOC141660982 gene encoding uncharacterized protein LOC141660982 yields the protein MDPPDGITRTVTATSERLINPAQAHQTELKDAEGLAIMEMEKTSEARADLDPRMPPMVERAGAAEDTIPILVDPNDPSKRLVNKMFKHQLGKTMESYVDDMLVKSKEARDHVRHLAEMFQILREYRMKLNPQKCVFGIESGKFLGFIVNHRGIEANPTKIQALLEMRSPRRVKDVQSLTGRVAALNRFVSKSSDKCQEFFKAIKGVGRNFKWTEECEKAFQNIKKHLSSPPMLSNPKAGETLILYLAVSDFVISTVLVREDDGVQLPVYYVSKRLADAETRYTSLEKLAYALILASRKLRPYFQAHKIEVRTSYPLRQVMHRPESSGRMLKWTVELGQFEVDYKPRTAIKGQALADFMLEFPPHQEVEPGALVVIPSTEEVGLERQNSAPWWSLFVDGASNGDGAGAGIELISPEAHKIRRATYLAFHATNNDAEYEALINGLKLALEMKINGGYQAKGPRTELYLNCAQRIITRFNEVRLELIPRGQNEGADGLAKLGSRRESTLLGTVPLDIQRQPSVPEHEVGSLSNELDPTWMTSILAYIREGSLPDEKNEARRIKYKAARYVIYDGILYRRGFSVPLLKCIDGDECNYILREVHEGICGNHSGSSSLAQKILRQGYY from the exons ATGGACCCACCCGACGGAATCACTCGAACTGTAACTGCAACCTCTGAACGCTTGATAAATCCGGCCCAAGCTCACCAGACCGAGCTCAAGGATGCGGAAGGTTTGGCAATCATGGAAATGGAAAAAACTAGTGAGGCTCGAGCAGATTTAGACCCGAGAATGCCCCCAATGGTCGAGAGGGCCGGGGCCGCAGAAGACACAATCCCGATCTTGGTAGACCCAAATGATCCCTCCAAG AGGCTGGTGAATAAGATGTTCAAACATCAATTGGGGAAGACTATGGAGTCCTATGTAGACGACATGCTGGTGAAATCGAAAGAAGCGAGGGATCATGTCCGCCACCTGGCAGAAATGTTCCAGATCCTAAGGGAGTACAGAATGAAGCTCAACCCCCAGAAATGTGTGTTTGGGATTGAATCAGGgaagtttttgggatttattgtcaACCATAGAGGCATCGAGGCCAACCCAACCAAGATACAAGCCCTACTCGAGATGAGATCCCCTCGACGGGTGAAGGATGTTCAAAGCTTAACGGGACGAGTGGCTGCCTTGAACCGCTTCGTCTCAAAATCCTCCGATAAATGCCAAGAGTTCTTCAAAGCAATCAAAGGAGTGGGGAGGAACTTTAAGTGGACCGAAGAATGTGAGAAAGCCTTTCAGAACATAAAGAAGCATCTCAGTAGCCCTCCAATGTTGTCCAACCCAAAGGCAGGAGAAACTTTGATCCTATACTTGGCCGTCTCCGACTTTGTAATAAGTACAGTATTAGTTCGAGAGGATGATGGTGTCCAGCTCCCggtatattatgtgagtaaaaggCTAGCCGATGCCGAAACTCGATACACAAGCCTCGAAAAGCTAGCGTATGCTCTGATTCTGGCCTCCCGAAAACTCAGGCCCTATTTTCAGGCACATAAGATAGAAGTGCGAACCTCCTACCCCCTCAGACAAGTGATGCATAGACCAGAGTCCTCTGGTCGAATGTTGAAGTGGACGGTTGAGCTCGGCCAATtcgaggtggattataagccaagGACTGCGATCAAAGGTCAAGCGTTGGCCGATTTTATGCTAGAATTTCCCCCACATCAAGAAGTGGAGCCGGGAGCCCTTGTTGTTATACCTAGCACAGAAGAAGTTGGACTGGAGAGACAAAATAGTGCCCCATGGTGGAGCCTATTTGTGGATGGTGCCTCTAACGGTGATGGAGCAGGAGCTGGAATCGAGCTAATCAGCCCAGAGGCGCACAAGATCAGACGTGCGACCTATCTGGCCTTTCATGCAACCAAtaatgatgctgagtatgaggccCTGATCAACGGTCTCAAGCTAGCTCTGGAAATGAAG ATAAACGGGGGGTATCAAGCTAAGGGGCCGAGAACAGAGCTTTACCTGAATTGCGCACAGAGGATAATCACAAGATTCAACGAGGTGAGGCTGGAACTAATCCCGCGTGGGCAGAATGAAGGCGCGGACGGGCTAGCTAAGCTCGGCTCACGCCGCGAGAGCACTTTGCTAGGGACCGTGCCCCTTGATATACAGAGGCAACCTAGTGTGCCCGAGCACGAGGTGGGCAGCCTCAGTAATGAGCTCGACCCCACGTGGATGACATCTATTCTAGCATACATAAGAGAAGGTTCACTTCCGGACGAAAAGAACGAGGCAAGGAGGATAAAATACAAAGCAGCCCGCTATGTGATATACGACGGGATTTTATACAGAAGAGGGTTCAGTGTTCCTCTCCTCAAATGCATAGATGGGGATGAATGCAACTATATCCTAAGGGAAGTACACGAGGgcatttgtggcaatcactcggggaGTAGCTCTCTAGCTCAGAAAATCCTCCGTCAAGGCTACTACTAG